The sequence ACGACTTTGATTATAAAACTTTACAAAATCTCTAGTGGTTGTTTGTCTACAAACAGCAGTAAACCTAGGACTATGAGCATGTTTTATGTAACGTTCAAATGCAGCAGTGGAACCAATACCTAGAGGAAGATCTAAAGTACATATCAATCGACACAACTCAGTACGAGCAATATCAGGATTATAGTCCCATGAACGAACAGAACCATCGGCATTAAACTGAATTAAAGATTGAGTCTTAGCAGCACGTTGAGCTTTAGATGCACAAGTACTACGATGTCGTTTCAAATGACCAGTACCAGCAGTTGAAGAAGCAGTAAGTTGAGACTTGCAGTAAAGGCATTTGGCGGCATACCTAACCTTCTTACCATTTACGTCCTTGAACAATTGCTCGAAGTCATTCCATACATCGGAAGTGCTCTTGCGACCGCGCTTGTGGCATATAGTATCCGTGCTTGCGGTACTCGCTGTCGCTGTCGCTGTCGACGGCGTCGCAGCTGTACCTGTACCTGTATCTGCATCCAAAGCAATCTCGCGATCAGTGGAACTCAAAGTCAGAGGATCGGCAACGGCAAATGATTGGCTGCTGTTATTGTCGATTCGATTCGAGTTCCCATCCATAGAAATGGTGCCCGACTCAAGTTGGCCGTCGGTAGCAGGAGCAGGCCCAGCAGGGACACACGGACGCAAAGGTGGTCGGGGAGGAAGGGAAACTCCCTGTCCTGGAGGTCGGGGAGGAGCAGGGGGGTCTGCTCCAGCCGTCCCCGCGGCGGTCGGTGGGCCGGGTGGCCGTGGAGGTGGCGCCACGGTTGCCGCCTTGCCGGAGTGCTGGAGCTCGTGGGGGCAGGGCGCAGGCCGCAGAGGCGGTCGCGGCTCTGCAGGGACGCAGCGCGGCAGGGCGCAGAGGCAGCCGCGGGCCGCGGCTCCGGTGTCCGGTCGGCGGTCGCGCTCGGCTGCAGAGGCAGGCTGCTCGGCTGCAGAGGCAGGGACACAGGGGCAGGGCGCAGAGGCAGGCAGGCAGCCGCGGCTCCGGTCGGCGCCTCGGCGTTCGCGCTCGCGCAGCGGCGCAGGAGAGGCCGCGACTCCGGTCGGCGCTTCGGCGCTCGCGCTCCCGCAGCGGAGGCCGCGACTCCGGTGACCGCCTGACCGGTCGCAGCTCGCGCAGGGCTGCTCTCCGACTCCGGTGACCGCAGGGGAGGCCGCGACTCCGGTGAGTCGCCACTCGCCAGTCGGGATCGGGCTCGGGCGATCGCTCCGGCGAGCGCTTGGAGCCTTGGAGGCTGAGACGGCGGCGGGATCGGGATCGAGATCAGGCTCGGGCGATCGGCCACAGCCAACAGAGGAAAACGGCGGCCGGGTAGGGAGACTGAGAGTGGGAGAGCCGGACGACACGACGTACGTAGGGTAGGGTTTCCGCCTCCGGTTTCAGTGTTTCACGTTAATGGGCCGCGCGGGCGCAGTTGCTAAATTCCGCCCGTGGAGTCGTGGACACAGTGCGCTGGCGGCTGGCGCTGCTAAATTTCGGGCCTTTTCGTGCTACTAAACGGGCCAATTCGGGTCAGCTTAAACGGGCCGGGCTCGTGCCCGCCCGTGGGCCTTGGGGTCGGCCCAAGCACGGCCCGATGCAacaggccgggccggcccggcccgaaaTAATTTCGTGCCGTGTCGGGTTTGGGCCGGGCTTTTTTTTCGTGCTTCGTGCCCGCCCATtaggcccggcccaaatgtacacctatagtaaGAACTAAGACGACACTTTCTTCTGTGGTTATCACTTCGCCAAAAAATATGGATCTGAAATAATCTAACTTGTTAAGCACTCCTACTAGGATTGTACATAAAACCGGATTAATCAAGGCTAGTCTTTCTCTCGGTCGATAGATGTTTTTGTTTCCAGCTACTCAATTTCTTCTCAAAATACTATTCCACCTTATGTCAATCTGTGTCCCTTAGCTTTTCTAAATGAACTAAAATTCCTAGATAAGTCAATGGAAAGTTTCTAGATTTACATATAAAAAGCTGGTCATATTTTTTCATAATCAATTCTAACAGAGTAACTGCACCAGTTAAGTGTTATGCTCTTAAACTATCCCTATCACAGTGTGTATATGATTGTACACTATAGATTGTACTGTTAACAGAGTATAGTTTAAAAtagaaggtaggatatggagtttGTTGGAGATGGCCTTATAGTCCAAAAAAGTTAAAAAATTTTAACACACAGGAGAGTTacatatcattatattaagaatatcattatattaagaaggaaAACAAATAGGTCCAAGCGACCATTACAAAGCTAGATACTTCCTTATAAAGACCAAGTACAAGCATAAAAACCATTTGTCTACACTATGAATAACTAATTACAAGGGCCAAACAGCCTCCAACCCAGTAGcccttagggcctgtttgtttcagcttataaaTTGTATAATTTGGATTATAATCtacattatataatctagattataatttgTATATATTATAATCTATATATAGTTGTTTGGATGCCTAGATTATAATATGTAGAAGAGAAGAACGTCGCAAGGTGGGAGGAGGAGATGCTTGTACGTGCGATTTGAAGATAAATGTACGTCTGATTTGAGAAAGGTGAATGACAGTTTTTTGTAATTTTGTGAATATAACCATGGGCATTGGGTCTTATACCAAAAATAATCCCAAATAAGCTCCTCTTGCTGAGATTACgagattatcataatctgggttttagattatataatctggacatGTAATCTAGGTGTTTGTTTACCTGTCAAATTATTTACGTCATATTATATAATTTGGGTAGATTATAATCCAAAACAAATAGAGCCTTACTTTATCCAAAGAGTAGCCTTGTCTTTGATGTTCCAAAATAAAGTTGGAGCACGAGGAGAGGCGCCCTAAAAATGCAGACCTTTTTATGCTTCCAGATCCACTAAGAGCacaatgatctgaagccttttctGTGCTATTTTGGCAACTTGTTTTTCACCACTCTCCACCAATGTTAGCACTTCAAACCAGATGCCTCTTGCAAAAACACATTGAATCATTAGGTGTTGTATGCTCTCCTCTTCGTGATCATATAGATGACTTCATCATTTATCGTTGTCCACCGGTACTAAGGGCAGAGCACATGTTATGGTGCAATATGGCATCTGCAACATCTTGACAAAAATTATAGACACGATATTGTTTTCTTATATACAGAGATGTATTCGGTGGATACGACATTATGTTCAAAGTATCATATCTTGAGTTCAAATCAAAGTAAGGCATTGTCTTGTTAAACTTTTTCTATGTTTTGTTTTTCTAATTTGTTAGCTTTAGTTTTTGTTTGTCCTCCACCACTGCTCGTGCTTTTTGAGGGTATCTAACTAATCTAAGGTGTCGTTTAGTTCACGGAATGTAACataaatggtaatggtaatgatTCTCACTCTATTATCagtggtaacaagtttgaatatgaCAACAACAATTTCTAGTGTAGTATCTCATTACGACTGGACTTAACCAAACATGATTTAATGTTATcgattacaaatatgtgaaccaaacaacatCTAAGGCACTTTACTGGTTACTATAAGTTTTCTTTTTTTAGAAGCAGGTGAAGATATCAATCGAGGAAATTGATGAATTTGACACAAGGCTgttgttgacgctttttcggagcgccaaatactcaagaagaaccggcggcggtgctctctggtcaggcgcggacggtccgcggcgtggggccggacggtccgcgacctggcgtgaggcggcggtgctctctggtcaagcgcggacggtccgcgacacagggccggacggtccgcgacctggtgcaagagctcgggttccctgcctgacgaccggacggtccgcgctctagggccggacggtccgcgcgtacgcaggggcggcggaagatcgccgacggcgcctggatctcgctcccgggagggaccccgtcggggaggagagatcctaggagttgtctaggctcgggcatagactcctctaatcgacgtagagtcgaggagaggcggagaatttagggatcgagaggctaaacctaaactagattagaactactcctaggataaaatgcgaaatagaagttgtattgattcgattggtgggggttcaatcggccgtagcccttcatctatataaagggggaggtctggatccgtttcaaactgatttccgagttaatcccgcagttttaggtaacaaatcccgcgagaaactaggaaccctaactgactctgcgcacgcgcggaccgtccgcgccacaaccgcggactgtccggaccgcggaccgtccggcctcagggcgggACCGTCCGCACAGCTCTTTTCAGCTTTCAACAGCTGTCCTATCAAATGGAGTAGGAAAACTTTTTGCCGGGCGTTTTGTATCCAAGCATACTAGCGCACCTCACTTTGCAGGAGTGGCCACAAAATGACAGTATCGCAAAGCCACAGAAAATCCGTACATCTTTGACTGGGTACAGTGTCGGCCCCGCCTGTTCATGTGTTTTTTCACCAACCACGAACTGAAAACCCACCCCACTGATTGGTGGGACGGTATTCCCGAGGTCCACCTGTCATTGATTCATCCATGCAGTCCAATACTCACCGACGAATGGGCTCCGGTGCAACATGACCCACCAGCCAGCGAGGTTCCAGTAATGAGCGGCAGTCCCGATAGGGTACGTAATATCCTATCGTCTGGTCCGGCCATCTTTCCCGTAGCCGCCGCCGTCGGCGTGCACCCCACCAGGCCACCATCTTGGCAACCCCCACTATTCCAACCACGCACTGACACACGGACCCTATGCTGCCAGGACCCGCTTGTCATTGTCCGTCCGGGCCGGACCTCCGATCGTGGGTCCGGAGAGCCAGCGAGTGAGAGCCGTGCCGGAGTGGCTTGCGGCCAGGTAGACGAAGCACGGGAAGTAAACAATCGCAAGAGGGAAGGGAACACAACAAGCACAGCAGACAGCACCCCCGCAGGGCCGCAGAACGGCGCTCCCCCCTGCTCCGCCACACTCCCCAGAGGTTCTGAACGCAGATCTCTCGCCGCAGCTCGGCCTCGCGATTCCGCTGGAGACTGTTCAGCTCCTCGCCGGCGGCGCTGATTCGGTACCGCTTCGCTTCGGCTTGCGTTCTTGCACTCCTGGTGCTTATTTTGGGGAATTTTTTTTCACCTGAGTTTGTGATGAGCGCAGATCTGACGCCCACGCAGCAGAAGGCTGAAGGAGGGCACTGGGAGCCGAGGGGGAGGCTAGGGGTTAGGATTCCGGCGTGATGCAGCGCCCGGGACGACTTCAGCGGTCGGGGTCCAAGCGCGGGCTGGAACCCACCggtggcggcgacgacgacgaccatGCGCCCAAGCGCCCGCGCGTCCCCGCCCTCGCTAGGTGCGCGTGTGTTAATGCTTTGATTCTGCTACCTAGAGTTTTGTCATTGGTTAAGGTTTGGGTTCCATCCCTAGTTTTGGTATTGTTATTGCTTTGATTGATTGAGATGACTGGGAAGTAGTGATTTCTATTCTAGTGCTGCCGTTTCTATTAAGCTTAGTAGTATCGGTAGTTCGGTACAAGTGAGTGCAGGAACAGGAAGTTTGCCTATGAGTCTTTTTGTCGATTTGATTACCTGTCGGAGGCACAAATTGCCAGAAAAAGGATGTCCATGTGAAAGGGATGTTTTTTTGGGAGTTATGAGTGTTTGCTCTTTTGGCTGTTGGGTGCGCTCCAGCTCAATAAGAGCACCAAATCACTGAGAGCAAAGATGGTAGAGACATTATGCTGTAGAAAGTGGATGATCAGTGCTAATAGAACTGAAGCTCAATATTGGCATATTTTTTGCATTTTGACCACGCAGACAGTTGGTAACTTCAATTTGCCTGGCTAGCAGGCTGGTCTTGCCATGATGTTCTTGAGACAATTATCCTGACTCAGAAATCAATACTTTGTTTACTTGAGTTAGTAGATTATCAATCGGTGCCAAAACCATGACCTAGGTTATCACTCCACTCTTATTATTATCAATACTACCTTTTGACTGTTActaacacatatgttttcttcttcttttacCATGTtatttatttctttatttattttggTGCCTGGTGTTGGGTTTTCATCTCTAGCATGCCCCAAGTCCCAACTTTCTTCGGATAAAGAGGTTTTAGTTCTGGAGCTCTGCCAAGAAGGCCTATACTAGTGTGGGAACTGAATCGGGGTGCACAGTTAGGGTTAGCTAATACATTAGATGCAACAATTTTTATAATCAAATGAGATGCTGATAATACATAAAAGTAAATTTGGTAGAGTTTATTGGTAGGTTCTGGTTTTTGATCTACCGCTCTTCAAACTACAAATATGTTTGTTGCTTAGCTAACGAAACATTTTTCAGTGTCATTGTGGAAGCTCTCAAGATGGACAGTTTGCAGAAACTCTGTTCATCGCTTGAGCCTATTCTCCGAAGAGTTGTGAGTCAAATTTCTGTTTGACTTATTTTTAGTTTATATGTAAATTCTGTATAGTGTATACACAACTTTATTCACATGTTTGATTGATTTTATTTATGATCCTAGGTAAGTGAAGAAGTAGAGCGTGCTTTAGCCAAACTGGGTCCTGCTAGAATCCAAGGAAGGTAAAAAAAAATCAACTTACACTTCATGTTGACGCTTGGGAGATGTTCTGTCTTGGAAATTGAGATTTATTGTTGATATTGTGATATTACCACATTAAAGGCTCTTGGGAAGTTGGGATATGAAACTAATATATATGAAAACAGATCCTCCCCTAAAAGAATTGAAGGCCCTGATGGAAGAAATCTTCAGCTCCAGTTCAGAAGTCAGTTGGCTCTTCCAATCTTCACTGGTGGAAAAGTTGAAGGTGAGCAGGGAGCAGCTATACATGTTGTGCTGTTGGATGCAAACACTGGATGTGTTGTTACTTCAGGACCCGAGTCATTTGCAAAATTGGATATCCTTGTGCTTGAGGGTGACTTTAGTAAAGAGGAAGATGAGGATTGGACAGAAGAAGAGTTTGAAAGTAATATTGTCAAGGAGCGTGAAGGGAAGAGGCCTCTTTTGACAGGCGACCTGCAAGTGACTCTTAAAGAAGGTGTTGGAACCATAGGGGAGCTTACATTCACTGACAACTCCAGCTGGATAAGAAGCAGGAAATTCAGACTTGGGCTGAGGATTGCTCCTGGCTTTTGTGAAGGTATCCGTGTCCGAGAAGCCAAGACAGAAGCTTTCCCCGTTAAGGATCACAGAGGAGAATGTATGTGTGACACACTGTTGATTTACTCATTAGATGAAACAAAGATTACCTGTATTTTTAGAATTTGCATCGCCAAGCATGCTGATTTTGTATTTATTAGTGTACAAGAAGCACTACCCACCTGCGCTGAAGGATGATGTTTGGAGATTAGAAAAGATTGGCAAGGATGGCGCATTCCACAAGAAGTTAAATGCCAGTGGGATCTATACAGTTGAAGATTTCCTCCGGCTTCTTGTTAGGGATCAGCAGAGATTACGTAGCGTAAGTTCTATGATACCTGTTTTTGCTTACTATATTGTGATTTATGGTATTCCCTATATGGTTTGACagcccttgttctttttatagatTCTGGGCAGTGGAATGTCAAATAAGATGTGGGACAGCCTTGTTGAGCATGCAAAGACATGTGTCTTAAGTGGAAAGCATTATGTATACTATGCTAGAGACTCAAGAAACGTGGGTGCAATATTCAATAACATCTACGAGTTCACTGGTTTGATTGCCGATGATCAGTTCATTTCAGCTGAAAATCTCACAGACAACCAGAAGGTTAGTGTCCTTTGCAACTCTGCCAACTACAATGCCTTAAAAACCTTTACAATTTTTTATAGTGTCGTCAGTTTGATATTCTGCTACTGTGACCAGTAGAGCATGTCAGTAGGAAAATAATCAACATTCTTTTTCAAAGAATATCTTTTGAAGGTGTTGTATGTTTAATATCATCACTGTGTTTGGATGAGAGGGATTCTTTGGAAGTTTCTAGGATCTATTAGCTAAATTCAAAGAGCAAATTCTCTATTCAAGGAGTGGTCTACTGAGATGTTTGTATTTGTGCTCATCTTAAACCGCAGGTCTATGCTGATGCATTGGTAAAGAAAGCATATGAGGACTGGATGCAAGTTGTAGAATATGATGGCAAGGCACTCTTGAGCTTCAAGCAGAAAAAGAAAACTGTCACGACAAGAAGTGACGTTGCATCTGCCTCAACAAGCAATCCTGCTTCATATGGTTCGGCCAATTCACAGAAACAGTTGTCTCTTCCAGCAAAAGCTGGACAAACTTCCTCAGCGGGTACTATGAATGAAGGTGACATCCTGATTTATCCTATATATTGAGTTTCTCTGTCCACTTTTTGTTTTAGTCACGCATTAGTGTCCATGAGTTTTTGATGATAATTTGCATGGTACTATTGCAAAGCCCATAAATTGAAATAAAATAGTACAAGCTATTGCTGGTGGGCCCCCGACACATTGGATGCCATTTTTCCAACTTGGTCTTTGCGGTGACACAATACAGTATTGACCAGTGCCCTTCTTTTATCATTTCTCATGACATGCCCAGTGGTTTCAGTCTAAGCCCATTCACTCATCCTTGATGACCCAACAGTAGTATGCAAAAATGACAATGACAGTTTCTGATAGTTTATATTCTTTGCGTACACAACCCAATTGATTTACTTCTCGTAATTTTTTTTTGTAACTGCAGTCTGTTCTGATAGCTTAATATGGATATGCTTCTGCATATTCCAGATTATACTAACAAGGATCAGTCAA is a genomic window of Zea mays cultivar B73 chromosome 5, Zm-B73-REFERENCE-NAM-5.0, whole genome shotgun sequence containing:
- the LOC103627307 gene encoding calmodulin-binding protein 60 D isoform X1, whose amino-acid sequence is MQRPGRLQRSGSKRGLEPTGGGDDDDHAPKRPRVPALASVIVEALKMDSLQKLCSSLEPILRRVVSEEVERALAKLGPARIQGRSSPKRIEGPDGRNLQLQFRSQLALPIFTGGKVEGEQGAAIHVVLLDANTGCVVTSGPESFAKLDILVLEGDFSKEEDEDWTEEEFESNIVKEREGKRPLLTGDLQVTLKEGVGTIGELTFTDNSSWIRSRKFRLGLRIAPGFCEGIRVREAKTEAFPVKDHRGELYKKHYPPALKDDVWRLEKIGKDGAFHKKLNASGIYTVEDFLRLLVRDQQRLRSILGSGMSNKMWDSLVEHAKTCVLSGKHYVYYARDSRNVGAIFNNIYEFTGLIADDQFISAENLTDNQKVYADALVKKAYEDWMQVVEYDGKALLSFKQKKKTVTTRSDVASASTSNPASYGSANSQKQLSLPAKAGQTSSAGTMNEADGTRNAYNANGNQSARYAANTQSIPANVGMQYDGSAVSPEIQFSGSSLQSQSSRGSNMLALGPPQQHQSFEFPALGQPVQPTGLNPFEEWPQQQENRGGGVDDYLMEEIRMRSHEILENEEMQQMLRLLSMGGAGTSLAEDGFNFPPYMPAPSPNVSYEDDRTRAPGKAVVGWLKIKAAMRWGIFVRKKAAERRAQLVELDD
- the LOC103627307 gene encoding calmodulin-binding protein 60 D isoform X2, with amino-acid sequence MQRPGRLQRSGSKRGLEPTGGGDDDDHAPKRPRVPALASVIVEALKMDSLQKLCSSLEPILRRVVSEEVERALAKLGPARIQGRSSPKRIEGPDGRNLQLQFRSQLALPIFTGGKVEGEQGAAIHVVLLDANTGCVVTSGPESFAKLDILVLEGDFSKEEDEDWTEEEFESNIVKEREGKRPLLTGDLQVTLKEGVGTIGELTFTDNSSWIRSRKFRLGLRIAPGFCEGIRVREAKTEAFPVKDHRGELYKKHYPPALKDDVWRLEKIGKDGAFHKKLNASGIYTVEDFLRLLVRDQQRLRSILGSGMSNKMWDSLVEHAKTCVLSGKHYVYYARDSRNVGAIFNNIYEFTGLIADDQFISAENLTDNQKVYADALVKKAYEDWMQVVEYDGKALLSFKQKKKTVTTRSDVASASTSNPASYGSANSQKQLSLPAKAGQTSSAGTMNEDGTRNAYNANGNQSARYAANTQSIPANVGMQYDGSAVSPEIQFSGSSLQSQSSRGSNMLALGPPQQHQSFEFPALGQPVQPTGLNPFEEWPQQQENRGGGVDDYLMEEIRMRSHEILENEEMQQMLRLLSMGGAGTSLAEDGFNFPPYMPAPSPNVSYEDDRTRAPGKAVVGWLKIKAAMRWGIFVRKKAAERRAQLVELDD